One part of the Denticeps clupeoides chromosome 8, fDenClu1.1, whole genome shotgun sequence genome encodes these proteins:
- the ccdc88ab gene encoding girdin isoform X3, with protein MESEVFAPLLEQFMATPLVAWARTAGRWPRGDGGGLAEYVELVDGVYLNEVMLQINPKAIVQRTNKKVNNDSTLRIQNLSILIRQIKSYYQESLQQLVMMALPDLLVLGRNPLSEQGLDEMRKMLLLLLGCAVQCEKKEEYIERIQTLDFDTKAAIASHIQEVTHNQSNVLDLQWLESGESPPDDLDSFSRNMALHLKRLVDERDDQQETIVELTQERDCVQYSPPAPSAQSPNGSPSIRRTESRQHLSVELADAKAKIRRIRQELEEKSEQLLDCRQELENMETELKRIQQENLQLLADARSARAYRDELDALREKAFRVDKLESEVSRFKECLHDIEFYKARVEELKEDNQVLLETKSMLEDQLDGTRARSDKLHELEKESLQLKAKLHDMEMERDMDRKRIEELLEENLTLEMAQKQSMDESLHLGWELEQLSKTPELSEVPQKSLGHEVSELTSSRLLKLEKENQMLLKMVEELKASSDPSGEVSARLLKADKETQRLTQRMEQLETELNVDRDSLRSAETLSSDLMKEKGQLEKTLETLRENSERQVKCLEQENEHLNQTISSLRQRSQISAEARVKDVEKENRVLHESIKETSAKLTKLEFERKQLRKDLEHYKEKGERAEDMELEVQRLEKDNESLLKRVASLGITCEKVEALEKENAELEAESRRLKKKVEALRSISFQLEALEKENTQLDEENLELRRQAENLRLTGAKAAQLELENRDLGSEISQLKRSLELLKASSKKTERLEMSYQGLDTENQRLQKALENSSRKIQQLEGELQDMETENQTLQRSLEELKISSKRLEQLEQENKVLEIESSQLEKDKKQLEKENKRLKQQAEIRDSKLDDSNLQITHLEKENRTLGKEVNTLKESCSKVKELEKDKQELVKQATIDKKTLVTLREELVSEKLKTQQMNNDLEKLTHELEKIGLNKEGLLKDEQSSDDRFRLLESKLESTLKSSLEIKEEKIAALEARLQESSNLNQQLRQELKTVKKNYEALRQREEEERMVHSSPPKGGEDSQMVNKWEKESHEATRELLKVKDRLIEVERNNATLQAEKQALRSQLKQIETQSSNLQAQILALQRQTASLQENNTMLQTQNAKIQVENSTLSSQSASLMAQNAQLQSQQSSTENEREGAMREREELRGTYEQLLRDHEKLAALHERQAAEYEGLIGKHGGLKSAHKNLELQHRELEDRYNQLLKQKSQLEELEEALKVEQEKMLQENKKHEATAAEYNKLKEDNNKLNQTYSQLLKENEGLQADHKSLKSQLNSAKLEQTRLEAEFSKLKEQYQQLDITSTKLTNQCELLSQLKGNLEEENRHLLDQIQTLMLQNRTLLEQTMESKDLFHVEQRQYIDKLNELRRQKEKLEEKIMDQYKFYDPSPPRRAWISRRGNWITLKMKKLMKPKTRDRMRSLTLTPTRSESSDFFPGLPLPDSQDNSSVGSGSNSLDDSLWHKRSSRKRVQQSHTQGSSNALKRLPFMRNRPKEKDKEKAIYRRSMSMNDLLQTMALAGGQWASSTDNLDQPEEAPAGSQRMKEMGSLAYSTNAINYATLSLPAGRQAKLKHKNKDNTSCEDVTPVSLSDDPSRTGGQASRTASLRSSRTTSSLNSNVTCSSPFSTKGAVNGSLSRPQSESSGEFSLSLDAEVWSSGSSPVQQPSSLRSSHQSPLQLRKALEPTATQSKKKGGSSSSEVVSLQQFLDESVDPAESGSQENLTVDSPRLSGATEHVQKERVKGRGILRSSSGRASAADTGTSQSRSGVTVRPTLRKAESTRVKGTVQPRQSLSTQGKAMSVSERLDSSSGLPRASSVISTAEGTTRRTSIHDLLSKDSRQPVSVDPSPSKTKSRPQAASSEYPTAPRPHSHAPPQTDSPVSLTKSASMPCSSHVPGIEEPELSSLEAFLGPSFTVDSVFMDSIFSEPIFMGSGKNQAILALNTSLVSNISGPPPKPTPKPHQSKQNGVQNSGLPGHTEGETKGPDQSSSMSSDDSQSLWYEYGCI; from the exons ATGGAGAGCGAGGTGTTCGCCCCGCTGCTGGAGCAGTTCATGGCCACCCCGCTGGTcgcctgg GCGAGGACGGCGGGCCGGTGGCCTCGCGGCGACGGAGGCGGACTGGCGGAGTACGTGGAGCTGGTGGACGGCGTGTATCTCAACGAGGTCATGCTTCAGAT AAATCCAAAAGCCATTGTCCAAAGGACCAACAAGAAAGTGAACAACGACTCAACATTACGCATACAGAACCTCTCCATCCTGATTCGCCAGATCAAGTCTTACTACCAG GAGAGTCTTCAGCAGCTGGTAATGATGGCTTTGCCCGACTTGCTGGTGCTGGGCAGGAACCCCCTCAGTG AGCAAGGACTGGACGAAATGAGAAAGATGCTGTTGCTTTTGCTGGGATGTGCCGTCCAG TGTGAGAAAAAAGAAGAGTACATAGAGAGGATCCAGACTTTGGACTTTGATACCAAAGCAGCCATTGCTTCTCACATACAAGAG GTGACCCACAATCAGTCAAATGTCCTGGACCTGCAGTGGTTGGAGAGTGGTGAGTCCCCTCCAGATGATCTGGATTCCTTCTCCAGGAACATGGCCCTTCACCTCAAACGTCTAGTGGACGAGCGAGACGATCAGCAGGAG ACCATTGTGGAGCTGACTCAGGAGAGGGACTGCGTCCAGTACTCCCCTCCGGCCCCCTCTGCTCAGTCACCCAACGGCTCCCCCAGCATCCGTCGCACAGAGAGCCGCCAGCATCTTTCTGTGGAGCTGGCGGATGCCAAGGCCAAAATCAGACGCATCAGACAAGAGCT agaggagaagagtgaACAGTTGTTAGACTGCAGGCAAGAGCTGGAGAACATGGAGACGGAGCTGAAGAGGATTCAGCAGGAG AACCTCCAGCTGCTGGCTGACGCTCGCTCTGCTAGGGCCTATCGGGATGAGCTGGATGCTCTGAGGGAGAAGGCCTTCAGGGTGGACAAGCTGGAAAGTGAAGTTTCCCGCTTTAAAGAGTGCCTTCATGACATAGAGTTCTACAAAGCCAGAGTAGAG GAACTGAAGGAGGACAATCAGGTGCTGCTCGAGACCAAGAGCATGCTGGAGGACCAGCTGGACGGCACCAGAGCCCGCTCTGATAAACTTcatgagctggagaaggagagcCTGCAGCTGAAGGCCAAGTTGCATGACATGGAAATg GAGCGGGACATGGACCGCAAGCGCATCGAGGAGCTCCTGGAGGAAAACCTGACCCTGGAGATGGCCCAGAAACAGAGCATGGATGAGTCGCTGCACTTGGGCTGGGAGCTGGAGCAGCTCTCCAAAACGCCAGAGCTGAGTGAGG TGCCTCAGAAGAGTCTGGGTCACGAGGTGAGTGAACTGACCTCCAGTCGACTCTtgaagctggagaaggagaaccAGATGCTGCTGAAAATGGTGGAAGAGCTAAAAGCTTCCTCTGATCCTTCTGGGGAGGTCAGCGCACGCCTCCTTAAGGCTGATAAGGAGACTCAGAGACTGACGCAGAGG ATGGAACAGCTGGAGACTGAACTAAACGTGGACCGGGACAGCCTCCGTAGTGCAGAGACACTGAGCTCTGACTTGATGAAGGAGAAGGGCCAGCTGGAGAAAACCCTGGAGACCCTGAGAGAGAATTCAGAGAGACAG GTAAAATGCTTGGAGCAGGAGAATGAGCACCTGAACCAGACCATCTCATCCCTGCGCCAGCGCTCCCAGATTAGTGCAGAGGCACGAGTGAAAGATGTGGAGAAGGAGAACCGGGTCCTGCATGAGTCCATCAAAGAGACCAGTGCCAAGCTCACAAAGCTGGAGTTCGAACGCAAGCAATTACGGAAGGACCTAGAGCATTACAAGGAAAAGGGTGAACGGGCAGAGGACATGGAGCTTGAAGTCCAGCGTCTGGAGAAGGACAATGAGAGCCTTCTGAAGCGTGTGGCCAGCCTGGGAATCACCTGTGAGAAGGTGGAAGCTCTGGAGAAGGAGAATGCTGAACTGGAAGCAGAGAGCCGGAGGCTAAAGAAAAAGGTGGAGGCACTGCGTAGTATATCCTTCCAGCTGGAGGCTCTGGAGAAAGAGAATACACAGCTGGACGAGGAGAACCTGGAGCTGAGGCGTCAGGCCGAAAACCTTCGCTTGACTGGAGCAAAGGCTGCCCAGCTGGAGCTGGAAAACCGTGATCTTGGGAGCGAGATAAGCCAACTGAAACGAAGCCTAGAGCTTCTCAAGGCCTCTTCCAAGAAGACCGAGCGGCTAGAGATGAGCTATCAAGGTCTGGACACAGAAAACCAGAGGCTCCAGAAGGCCCTggagaacagcagcagaaaaatCCAGCAGCTGGAAGGAGAGCTTCAGGACATGGAAACAGAGAACCAGACCCTGCAGCGCAGCCTGGAGGAACTGAAGATCTCCAGCAAGCGCCTAGAGCAACTAGAACAGGAGAATAAGGTTCTGGAGATAGAGAGCTCTCAGCTGGAGAAGGACAAGAAACAGCTGGAAAAGGAGAACAAGCGTCTGAAGCAGCAGGCTGAGATCAGGGACTCGAAGTTAGATGACTCTAACCTGCAGATCACTCACCTTGAGAAGGAGAACCGCACTCTTGGCAAAGAGGTGAACACGTTAAAAGAGTCATGTAGCAAAGTTAAGGAGCTGGAAAAGGACAAACAGGAGTTGGTGAAGCAGGCTACAATTGATAAGAAGACTTTAGTCACATTGAGAGAG gaacttgTGAGCGAAAAACTGAAAACGCAGCAGATGAACAATGACCTGGAAAAACTGACCCATGAATTAGAGAAAATAGGCCTGAATAAGGAGGGGCTTTTGAAAGATGAGCAGAGCTCTGATGACCG GTTCAGACTGCTTGAGTCTAAATTGGAGTCCACCTTGAAGTCATCGTTGGAGATTAAAGAGGAGAAAATTGCTGCTCTGGAGGCCAGATTGCAGGAGTCTTCCAATCTCAATCAGCAGCTGCGCCAAGAGCTCAAAACa GTAAAGAAGAACTACGAGGCCCTGCgtcagagagaggaggaggagcgcaTGGTCCACAGCTCACCTCCTAAAGGTGGAGAGGACTCCCAAATGGTAAACAAGTGGGAGAAGGAGAGCCACGAGGCCACACGAGAGTTGCTCAAGGTCAAAGATCGCCTCATTGAGGTGGAGCGTAAT AATGCCACTCTGCAGGCTGAGAAGCAGGCCCTGCGGTCACAGCTGAAGCAGATAGAGACTCAGAGCAGTAACCTGCAGGCCCAGATCCTGGCCCTGCAGAGACAGACGGCCTCTCTACAGGAGAACAACACTATGCTCCAGACCCAGAATGCCAAAATACAG GTGGAAAATTCGACTCTGAGCTCCCAGAGTGCATCTCTGATGGCCCAAAATGCTCAGCTGCAAAGCCAGCAGTCGAGCACAGAGAACGAGCGCGAGGGCGCGATGCGTGAGCGGGAAGAGCTGCGTGGGACATACGAGCAGCTGTTGCGTGACCACGAGAAGCTGGCTGCTCTGCACGAGCGGCAGGCTGCAGAGTACGAGGGCTTGATTGGCAAACACGGTGGCCTGAAGAGCGCACACAAGAACCTGGAGCTGCAGCACCGTGAGCTGGAGGACCG TTACAACCAGCTGCTGAAGCAGAAGTCCCAGctagaggagctggaggaggcacTAAAGGTGGAGCAGGAGAAGATGCTGCAGGAGAACAAGAAGCACGAGGCCACAGCCGCAGAGTACAACAAACTAAAAGAAGATAACAACAA ACTGAATCAGACGTACAGCCAGCTGCTGAAAGAGAATGAGGGCCTGCAGGCTGACCACAAAAGCCTGAAGAGCCAGCTTAACTCTGCCAAACTGGAGCAGACGCGACTCGAGGCTGAGTTCTCCAAGCTGAAGGAGCAGTACCAGCAGCTGGACATCACCTCCACCAAATTGACGAACCAGTGTGAG CTACTGAGTCAGCTGAAGGGGAACCTTGAGGAGGAGAACCGGCACCTTTTGGATCAGATCCAGACACTGATGTTGCAGAACCGGACCCTGCTGGAGCAGACCATGGAGAGCAAGGACCTCTTCCATGTTGAGCAAAGACAGTACAT AGACAAGTTGAATGAGCTGAGGCGGCAGAAGGAGAAACTGGAGGAGAAAATCATGGACCAGTATAAATTCTATGACCCCTCACCCCCGCGCAG agcCTGGATTAGCAG ACGGGGCAACTGGATCACGCTGAAGATGAAAAAGCTGATGAAGCCCAAGACTCGGGATCGCATGCGCTCGCTGACGCTGACACCAACGCGCTCCGAATCCAGCGACTTTTTCCCAGGGCTGCCGCTTCCTGACAGCCAGGACAACTCATCTGTTGGCTCCGGTTCCAACTCACTGGATGACTCTCTGTGGCACAAGAGGAGCAGCA GGAAGAGAGTGCAGCAGAGCCATACACAGGGTTCCTCCAATG CACTGAAACGCTTGCCTTTTATGAGGAACAGACCCAAggagaaagacaaagagaagGCCATCTACCGACGGTCCATGT CTATGAACGACTTGCTGCAGACCATGGCGCTGGCTGGAGGGCAGTGGGCCAGCAGCACCGACAACCTGGATCAGCCTGAGGAGGCACCAGCCGGCAGCCAGCGAATGAAGGAGATGGGATCCCTGGCCTACTCAACCAATGCCATCAACTATGCCACCCTCAGTCTCCCTGCTGGCCGCCAGGCCAAGCTGAAGCACAAGAACAAAG ACAACACTTCTTGTGAAGACGTCACACCTGTGTCTTTAAGTGATGATCCGAGCAGGACAGGAGGTCAAG CCTCCAGAACGGCCAGCCTCCGTAGTAGCCGGACCACCAGTAGCCTTAACAGTAATGTCACCTGCTCCTCACCCTTCAGCACTAAAG GTGCAGTGAATGGCAGTCTCAGTCGGCCCCAGAGTGAGAGCAGTGGGGAGTTCAGCCTCAGCCTGGACGCGGAGGTGTGGTCCAGCGGCAGTAGCCCAGTACAGCAGCCCTCCTCCCTGAGATCCTCCCATCAAAGCCCCCTGCAACTCCGCAAGGCCCTGGAGCCCACAGCAACTCAGTCTAAGAAGAAGGGTGGCTCCTCGAGCAGCGAGGTGGTCTCACTGCAGCAGTTCCTGGATGAGAGTGTAGACCCCGCTGAG TCTGGCAGTCAGGAGAATCTGACCGTGGATTCCCCACGTCTGTCTGGTGCAACGGAGCATGTGCAAAAGGAGCGTGTTAAGGGGCGGGGCATCCTGCGCTCCTCCAGCGGACGAGCTTCAGCTGCGGACACCGGGACGTCTCAGTCGCGTTCTGGTGTCACCGTCCGCCCCACCCTGAGAAAAGCGGAAAGCACACGAGTGAAGGGCACAGTGCAGCCACGCCAAAGTCTCTCCACCCAGGGCAAAGCTATGTCCGTATCCGAGCGTCTGGACTCCTCCTCTGGCCTGCCCCGAGCCAGCAGCGTCATCTCCACCGCTGAGGGCACCACTCGCCGGACAAGCATCCATGACCTGCTGTCCAAAGACAGCCGGCAGCCAGTGTCAGTGGACCCGTCTCCTTCCAAGACCAAGTCCCGCCCCCAGGCTGCTTCCAGTGAGTACCCCACAGCGCCCCGCCCACACTCCCACGCGCCGCCCCAGACCGATTCCCCCGTGTCTCTGACCAAGTCTGCCAGCATGCCCTGCAGTAGCCATGTCCCCGGGATCGAGGAGCCTGAGCTCTCTAGCCTGGAGGCGTTCCTGGGGCCCTCGTTCACTGTCGATTCGGTCTTTATGGACTCCATCTTTAGCGAGCCCATTTTCATGGGCAGCGGTAAGAACCAGGCCATTCTCGCACTCAACACCTCACTGGTGAGTAATATCAGTGGGCCACCTCCCAAACCCACCCCTAAACCCCACCAGAGCAAACAAAATGGGGTGCAGAACTCCGGTCTGCCCGGTCACACAGAGGGCGAGACCAAAGGCCCCGACCAGTCCTCTTCCATGAGCTCAGACGACAGCCAGTCTCTGTGGTACGAGTACGGCTGCATTTAA